One window of the Candidatus Zixiibacteriota bacterium genome contains the following:
- a CDS encoding GIY-YIG nuclease family protein: MNLKGLLLDKNIDPQHVLVLRHRPLEAELNKVLPWLAAERPDVFNAYQQTQTKQVEQEMKRAAYVAAFIGHEPGKALFVGLYSVKGWKPITPKEYWQIPANVELKSFGHKGFTKKSSRSSILWFDLAPTDFYDHWKGKLIICWPPLDKNWHRWAHRPKNEMPVHAILEESVLDAAMPEWDAIDLTWDQLRVLPARWKSRLSEWRGVYYIFDTSDGKGYVGSAYGESNLLGRWLTYAAHGHGDNRLLRERNPRKFRFTILQRVSPDMKTPEMIELESSWKRRLHTREYGLNDN, from the coding sequence ATGAATTTGAAGGGCCTATTACTGGATAAAAACATCGACCCACAGCACGTTCTTGTGCTCCGGCATCGACCTCTTGAAGCTGAACTCAACAAAGTGCTCCCGTGGCTGGCTGCCGAAAGACCGGACGTGTTCAACGCTTACCAACAGACCCAAACCAAGCAGGTTGAGCAGGAAATGAAACGCGCTGCATATGTTGCCGCATTCATCGGACACGAGCCCGGCAAAGCTCTGTTCGTCGGTTTGTATTCAGTCAAGGGATGGAAGCCAATTACGCCCAAAGAATACTGGCAGATTCCGGCCAACGTTGAGTTGAAGTCGTTTGGACACAAGGGATTCACGAAGAAATCATCCCGTTCCTCGATCCTCTGGTTTGATCTCGCACCCACCGACTTCTACGATCACTGGAAAGGCAAGCTAATCATTTGCTGGCCCCCACTTGACAAAAACTGGCACCGTTGGGCACATAGACCCAAAAACGAAATGCCAGTCCATGCCATCCTTGAGGAGAGTGTGCTCGACGCGGCAATGCCGGAATGGGATGCAATAGACCTCACATGGGATCAACTTCGCGTACTCCCTGCGCGGTGGAAGTCCAGGCTCTCTGAATGGCGGGGCGTTTACTATATCTTCGACACTTCGGACGGGAAAGGCTACGTCGGCTCTGCTTACGGCGAAAGTAACCTTCTCGGCAGATGGTTAACCTACGCCGCCCATGGGCACGGAGACAATCGCCTACTTCGGGAACGTAACCCCCGGAAATTTCGGTTTACCATCCTACAGCGAGTTTCGCCGGATATGAAGACCCCCGAGATGATCGAACTCGAAAGTTCCTGGAAGCGACGGCTGCATACACGCGAGTACGGCCTCAACGATAACTAG
- a CDS encoding LysR family transcriptional regulator, which produces MTLHQLEIFVAVARHLNLRKASEELHISEPSVSQQLKLLEEDLKAKLYVKAGRGIELTEEGQRCLSAAESVVRQVSELRRSFHSKSIESDLRPLKVGGSHGPSIWCLPSILAAFRRKHPTVLPTLRTDVSHEIEKMVLNSDLDIALITAPSGVDSLVYMPFRREEYVIVASAGHPVAKKGRFTLADLNRAAFVIRRRIKGRMTRTEELLRDIEKRGIKVNIAMYCDTSEAVKGAVKNGAGLGIVHRDMVRPEIKRGELKVIKVRELEGLIKSYIVYRKDRPLSPDAQAFLDFLRQRASKQPVH; this is translated from the coding sequence ATGACCCTGCATCAGCTCGAGATTTTCGTTGCGGTGGCCAGGCATCTAAACCTCCGCAAGGCGTCAGAAGAGCTACACATCAGCGAGCCTTCAGTTTCTCAACAGCTCAAGCTTTTGGAGGAAGACCTGAAAGCGAAGCTTTATGTGAAGGCCGGTCGAGGGATTGAACTCACAGAAGAGGGGCAACGCTGCCTGAGCGCTGCGGAATCGGTCGTCCGACAAGTCTCAGAGCTGAGGAGAAGCTTTCATAGTAAGTCGATCGAGAGTGACTTGCGACCGCTGAAGGTTGGCGGCAGTCATGGTCCGTCTATCTGGTGTCTGCCCTCGATCCTGGCTGCGTTCCGAAGGAAGCACCCAACTGTTCTGCCCACGCTTCGAACTGATGTCAGTCATGAAATAGAGAAAATGGTTTTAAACTCAGATCTCGATATCGCACTTATCACAGCCCCATCTGGGGTTGACTCCCTCGTCTACATGCCTTTTCGGCGAGAGGAGTATGTGATCGTTGCGTCTGCTGGACACCCGGTTGCGAAGAAGGGAAGGTTCACACTCGCGGACCTTAACCGGGCAGCTTTTGTCATCAGGAGGCGAATAAAAGGCAGGATGACTAGAACCGAAGAGCTTTTGAGAGATATTGAAAAGAGAGGGATCAAGGTAAACATTGCGATGTATTGCGACACATCAGAGGCTGTTAAAGGGGCTGTCAAAAATGGGGCAGGCCTGGGCATCGTACACCGAGATATGGTGAGGCCAGAAATCAAGCGGGGAGAACTCAAGGTCATCAAAGTTCGAGAGTTGGAAGGACTGATCAAAAGCTACATCGTCTATCGGAAAGATAGACCGTTATCTCCCGATGCGCAGGCCTTTCTCGATTTCCTGCGTCAACGAGCCAGCAAGCAGCCGGTGCATTAG